The sequence CCGGTATTTGACTGTAGAAGAAGAAACCTTTCTTAAAGAGAAAGTTTTTATCACATCAGCACTTTATGGTATCATTCCTGCCTTGGAACCCCTTGTTCCCCATCGCCTTGACTTCAATACTAAAATAAAAATCAAAGGAGAAACGCTAAAGAACTACTGGCGTAAAACTTATGATAACTTTGCTTTAGACAATCCTAGTACTGTGTCACTGTTATCTAGTGAATTTGAAACTGTTTTTTCACCAAAAGTACGAAATCAATTAATAACTCTTAGATTTTTGGAAAATCAAAACGGTCAGTTGAAATCCCATTCCACTATTTCTAAAAAAGCACGTGGAGCCTTTTTAACACAAGTCATTCAGCAACAAACACAAACAATAGATGATCTGAAAAAAATCAGTTTTAACGGTTTTAATTATCAGGATAATC comes from Streptococcus troglodytae and encodes:
- the yaaA gene encoding peroxide stress protein YaaA, which produces MKFLIPTAKEIKEDSKPYPQHLSRKSQILVNHMNALSIEELKKSYKVSPQIARTELQKWQDIKNGEALAYPALHLFNGLMYRHIKRRYLTVEEETFLKEKVFITSALYGIIPALEPLVPHRLDFNTKIKIKGETLKNYWRKTYDNFALDNPSTVSLLSSEFETVFSPKVRNQLITLRFLENQNGQLKSHSTISKKARGAFLTQVIQQQTQTIDDLKKISFNGFNYQDNLSGPLKLIFIKQSK